From the genome of Papaver somniferum cultivar HN1 chromosome 2, ASM357369v1, whole genome shotgun sequence, one region includes:
- the LOC113354152 gene encoding uncharacterized protein LOC113354152, with protein sequence MSRVEEITAILTEIACHLQSQQQDSTTNLTHTISSLNRSLNLNNNEGESRVRVLETTLSLMCFKTPQVFNLMVEDLVQTIVTVLKSSIMCKVLRFQKEEFLQIGSSISRFDCEELVKSCLDIIGRLEEHHGTLSHMLFRAVLRVTASASSHQILSPFPYIRSIQQCHQKNTSFSKLHSLMPEEISISDSDIPPRLLVWYLDPLTLKHDISSILSESSTRPFLCLKKEMHERMRWRSIVLSLVLSPTIFIHTRALLHNWFLVTGLTSVLQLQIVVVLSVLDVLAQPIRWGLTMEMGSKLPFSQAYFPNKQPLLLMLAGPVSCKTFLELVHFIKELILQGDDHSDLVSKRSSIKARMIDHKSTWALLMNFPVWFYFSASLLFTGRNCTIGAVKAQLHDLEKIRDAASRYLTWILSPTNEYLSDLLLNFFTEKSRSFEKHGLDTHNVNASVRRKLGKLKVRENKDAMASKEYDGHAMRLWLNEFHDCHETFCKRAVNDRELIGEKTQKVLDPRHSLLFRRIPLGIFIWVSDINEEACQCLFHYAASGSILPHDNKKSAMFSRKIDEKEEAIEAVRLVFDLFDVIEEMSESIFDKESEGDEFVCRLKVKAVRFLVTYMEKLLSLQTDDADGAMSMFTDLQRRLSMWKHQLGKNFQVYEDLDEICNALNLKLA encoded by the exons ATGAGCAGAGTAGAAGAAATCACAGCAATTTTAACCGAAATTGCTTGCCAtttacaatctcaacaacaagatTCGACTACCAATTTAACACACACCATATCATCATTGAATCGAAGTCTAAACCTAAATAATAATGAAGGAGAATCCagggttagggttttggaaaCTACCCTTTCTTTGATGTGTTTCAAAACGCCCCAG GTGTTTAATTTGATGGTGGAAGATCTAGTACAGACGATTGTCACGGTTTTGAAGTCATCGATTATGTGTAAAGTTTTGCGTTTTCAGAAAGAGGAGTTTCTACAGATTGGGAGTTCGATATCGAGGTTTGATTGCGAAGAGTTGGTTAAATCATGTCTGGATATTATTGGGAGACTAGAAGAACATCATG GAACCCTTTCACATATGTTGTTTCGTGCTGTGCTGAGAGTGACAGCGTCAGCTTCTTCTCATCAGATCTTGTCTCCATTTCCATATATCCGGAGCATTCAGCAATGTCACCAGAAAAACACTTCTTTCTCCAAACTACATTCTCTTATGCCGGAAGAGATCTCTATCAGCGACAGCGATATACCTCCAAG GTTACTCGTGTGGTATCTTGATCCATTGACTTTAAAACATGATATCTCAAGTATCCTGTCCGAGTCTTCAACGAGGCCGTTCCTTTGTTTGAAAAAAGAAATGCATGAAAGAATGAGATGGCGTTCAATAGTCCTATCTTTGGTTCTTTCTCCTACTATATTTATTCATACAAGAGCCTTATTGCACAACTGGTTTTTGGTGAC GGGCTTGACTTCCGTTCTACAGCTTCAAATCGTAGTAGTCTTGTCAGTGTTAGATGTACTTGCGCAGCCAATAAGGTGGGGACTGACAATGGAAATGGGTTCTAAGCTGCCTTTTTCTCAGGCTTATTTTCCAAATAAACAACCTCTGTTGCTGATGCTAGCTGGACCGGTGTCATGCAAAACTTTTCTAGAGTTGGTTCACTTTATTAAAGAACTGATACTTCAGGGTGATGACCATTCTGACCTAGTTTCAAAGCGAAGTTCAATTAAAGCAAGAATGATAGATCACAAATCTACATG GGCACTATTGATGAATTTTCCGGTTTGGTTCTACTTCTCGGCTTCCTTGTTATTCACTGGAAGAAACTGCACAATAGGTGCAGTTAAAGCTCAACTGCACGACTTAGAGAAGATTCGCGATGCAGCTTCAAGGTATCTGACATGGATTCTCAGCCCAACTAATGAATACCTTTCTGATTTGCTCCTTAATTTTTTCACGGAAAAATCAAGATCTTTTGAAAAACACGGGCTAGATACACACAATGTTAATGCCAGTGTCAGGAGAAAACTTGGGAAACTAAAAGTTCGTGAAAACAAGGATGCTATGGCATCCAAAGAGTATGATGGTCATGCAATGAGACTCTGGCTTAATGAATTCCATGATTGTCATGAAACCTTCTGCAAAAGAGCTGTCAATGATAGGGAATTGATTGGAGAAAAAACGCAGAAAGTTCTTGATCCTAGGCATAGTTTGTTATTCAGAAGGATTCCCTTGGGCATCTTTATTTGGGTTTCTGACATAAATGAAGAGGCATGCCAATGTCTTTTCCACTATGCTGCTTCAGGTTCAATCCTTCCGCATGATAACAAAAAGTCGGCTATGTTCTCTCGAAAAATTGATGAGAAAGAGGAGGCCATAGAAGCTGTCCGGCTTGTTTTTGATCTATTTGATGTTATTGAAGAAATGTCAGAATCGATATTCGATAAGGAAAGTGAAGGAGACGAATTTGTTTGCCGGTTGAAAGTAAAAGCTGTAAGGTTTTTGGTTACGTATATGGAAAAGCTTCTGAGCCTTCAAACTGATGACGCTGATGGGGCAATGTCGATGTTTACAGATCTTCAAAGGAGATTATCAATGTGGAAGCATCAACTCGGAAAGAATTTTCAGGTTTACGAAGatttagatgaaatttgtaatgcATTGAATTTAAAACTAGCTTGA
- the LOC113352291 gene encoding putative nuclease HARBI1 gives MVVGWEGTAHDSRVLTEAVCDPSFKFSLPPPDKYYLCDAAYSHTQGFMCPYRNIRYWISDYRRVPPTEKDEKFNQAHSRLRNVIERVFGVLKVRFPVLIKMPSYSFETQRDIVIACLSIYNFLRRNALDDWLFKEYENETFDMNETQVEVEVEAETEENAPLLFGQQEKIYMNNLCDEIASLL, from the exons ATGG TGGTTGGATGGGAAGGCACTGCTCATGACTCGAGAGTGTTGACTGAGGCAGTGTGTGATCCATCTTTCAAGTTTTCTTTACCTCCACCAG ACAAATACTATCTATGTGATGCTGCGTACTCTCATACACAGGGGTTTATGTGTCCGTATCGCAACATAAGGTATTGGATAAGTGATTACCGAAGAGTACCTCCAACAGAAAAAGATGAGAAGTTTAATCAAGCTCATTCTCGATTGAGGAATGTGATTGAGAGAGTATTCGGGGTATTAAAAGTAAGATTTCCCGTCTTAATTAAAATGCCTTCTTACTCATTTGAGACTCAAAGAGATATCGTTATTGCTTGCTTGTCAATATATAACTTTCTACGTCGTAATGCATTGGATGATTGGCTATTTAAAGAATATGAGAATGAGACATTTGATATGAATGAGACACAAGTGGAAGTCGAAGTGGAAGCGGAAACGGAAGAAAATGCACCTCTTCTGTTTGGACAACAAGAGAAGATATATATGAACAACTTATGTGATGAGATAGCTAgtctcctttag